In Comamonadaceae bacterium OS-1, a single window of DNA contains:
- the aer_2 gene encoding aerotaxis receptor — MRSNLPVIPQEYDYPSTEMLVSTTDTRGHITHCNSAFVQVSGFDYDELIGQPHNMIRHPDMPAEAFKDMWSTVGRGRPWTGMVKNRRKDGSFYWVEANVTPIMEGGKPRGYMSVRTKPSRQQVQEAEALYTRMRSERAANRPTFKLSGGAVQPLGWRGALTGLARVGMTQRYMLVLAVMVGVGVLPTLLGVAGLPGLLLQVGLQLACAAVMVLWFKSHVTDVVLEAERFASDLSGCNLNTRIALNYPAPLGSLVRCLWQIQINMRAVIGDVNTEIHGFTQVAAEIASGSMDLSERTESQASSLQQTAASMEQLSGTVQQTAETALQVAQQSDKSTHVATRGGEAVHQVGVAMQNIDKSSKKVQEIIGVIEGIAFQTNILALNAAVEAARAGEQGRGFAVVASEVRSLAQRSAVAAREIRTLIAESAEQIAAGSHQMQDAGRTIDEVVASVKEVGALIRQITHATVEQSGGIAQVNEAVNQLDAVTQQNAALVEESAASAEGLSGSSLALARSVQVFQLA, encoded by the coding sequence ATGCGATCCAACCTACCCGTCATCCCGCAAGAGTACGACTACCCGTCGACCGAGATGTTGGTGTCCACCACCGACACCCGGGGCCACATCACCCACTGCAACAGTGCATTTGTGCAGGTCAGCGGCTTTGATTACGACGAACTCATCGGCCAGCCGCACAACATGATCCGCCACCCGGACATGCCGGCCGAAGCCTTCAAGGACATGTGGAGCACCGTTGGCCGCGGTCGCCCCTGGACCGGCATGGTGAAAAACCGCCGCAAGGACGGCAGCTTCTACTGGGTCGAGGCCAACGTCACGCCCATCATGGAAGGCGGCAAGCCGCGCGGCTACATGTCGGTGCGCACCAAGCCCAGCCGCCAGCAGGTACAGGAGGCCGAAGCGCTGTACACCCGCATGCGCAGCGAACGGGCCGCCAACCGCCCGACCTTCAAGCTGAGTGGCGGCGCGGTGCAGCCGCTGGGCTGGCGCGGCGCACTCACCGGCCTGGCCCGCGTCGGCATGACCCAGCGCTACATGCTGGTGCTGGCGGTGATGGTGGGCGTGGGCGTATTGCCGACGTTGCTGGGCGTGGCGGGCCTGCCGGGTCTGCTGCTGCAAGTGGGCCTGCAGCTGGCCTGCGCGGCGGTGATGGTGCTGTGGTTCAAGAGCCACGTGACGGATGTGGTGCTGGAAGCCGAGCGTTTTGCCAGCGACCTCTCGGGCTGCAACCTCAACACCCGGATCGCACTGAACTACCCGGCCCCGCTGGGTTCGCTGGTGCGCTGCCTGTGGCAGATCCAGATCAATATGCGGGCCGTGATCGGCGATGTGAACACCGAAATCCACGGTTTCACCCAGGTGGCTGCCGAGATCGCCTCGGGCAGCATGGACCTGTCGGAACGCACCGAATCCCAGGCCAGCAGCCTGCAGCAAACCGCGGCCAGCATGGAGCAGCTGTCCGGCACGGTGCAGCAAACCGCTGAAACCGCCCTGCAGGTGGCACAGCAAAGTGACAAGAGCACCCACGTGGCGACCCGGGGCGGCGAGGCCGTGCACCAGGTGGGCGTGGCGATGCAGAACATCGACAAATCGTCCAAAAAGGTCCAGGAAATCATCGGTGTGATCGAAGGCATTGCCTTCCAGACCAACATTCTGGCGCTCAACGCCGCCGTCGAAGCCGCCCGCGCGGGCGAACAAGGCCGGGGCTTTGCGGTAGTGGCCTCGGAGGTGCGGTCGCTGGCGCAACGCAGCGCCGTGGCGGCCCGCGAGATCCGCACGCTGATTGCCGAATCGGCCGAGCAGATTGCGGCGGGTAGCCACCAGATGCAGGATGCCGGGCGCACCATCGACGAGGTGGTGGCTTCGGTCAAAGAAGTGGGTGCACTGATCCGCCAGATCACCCACGCCACCGTGGAGCAATCGGGCGGCATCGCCCAGGTGAACGAGGCGGTGAACCAGCTGGATGCCGTAACCCAGCAAAACGCCGCCCTGGTCGAAGAGTCCGCCGCCTCCGCCGAAGGGCTGAGCGGCAGCAGCCTGGCGCTGGCGCGCTCGGTGCAAGTGTTTCAGCTGGCGTGA
- a CDS encoding 2-dehydro-3,6-dideoxy-6-sulfogluconate aldolase has protein sequence MNPFKQLLQNTGTATPVGTWIMSASPLVAEAMGHAGFDWGVIDMEHTPLDLMDLVHMLQAVAGTPLQPVVRVPWNDTVNIKRVLDAGATTLLVPFVQNAEEARAAVAATRYPPEGHRGMAGMSRASKFGTTPQYLTTANAQMTVILQLETTEAIAQLEAIAAVPGVDALFIGPGDLSATMGHVGQLTHPEVLAVTADAVARAKALGMPIGTVGGTTEVVAQYRAIGFDFVAIASDLGLLMRSAQAALASVRNTGAAPTTQPAPTNGGY, from the coding sequence ATGAACCCTTTCAAGCAATTACTGCAAAACACCGGTACCGCCACGCCGGTCGGCACCTGGATCATGTCCGCCAGCCCCCTGGTTGCCGAGGCCATGGGCCACGCCGGTTTCGACTGGGGCGTGATCGACATGGAACACACGCCGCTGGACCTGATGGACCTGGTGCACATGCTGCAGGCGGTCGCTGGCACCCCCCTGCAGCCGGTGGTGCGCGTGCCCTGGAACGACACCGTGAACATCAAACGCGTGCTGGATGCCGGTGCCACCACCCTGCTGGTGCCGTTTGTGCAAAACGCCGAAGAAGCCCGCGCCGCCGTAGCCGCCACCCGCTACCCGCCCGAAGGCCACCGCGGCATGGCGGGCATGAGCCGGGCCTCCAAGTTCGGCACCACGCCCCAGTACCTGACCACCGCCAATGCGCAAATGACGGTGATCCTGCAGCTGGAAACCACCGAGGCCATCGCCCAGCTGGAGGCCATTGCCGCCGTGCCGGGCGTGGATGCGCTGTTCATCGGCCCAGGCGACCTGTCGGCCACCATGGGCCATGTGGGGCAGCTCACCCACCCCGAGGTGCTGGCGGTAACGGCCGATGCCGTGGCCCGCGCCAAAGCCCTGGGCATGCCCATCGGCACCGTGGGCGGCACCACCGAGGTGGTGGCGCAGTACCGCGCCATCGGCTTCGACTTTGTCGCCATTGCCTCTGACCTGGGCCTGCTGATGCGCAGCGCCCAGGCCGCGCTGGCCAGCGTACGCAACACGGGCGCTGCCCCCACCACCCAACCCGCACCTACCAACGGAGGCTACTGA
- the gntR_4 gene encoding HTH-type transcriptional regulator GntR, with amino-acid sequence MNTDPIKRQRRGHGRPTLHDVADAAGVTRITVSRFIRQPGLVAEATAVRIREAIDQTGYVPNQQAGQLASGASRLVAALIPNVGHSIFAETIQGLTEGLRESAYELLLLSTGYSQEREEEQLRVLTGWAPAAIVVTGRHHTPGALRLLRDAQTSGIPVVEIWDHPTTRADSEGFAQIGFDHFAVGQAMARHLLDLGHTSLAYVDSGVAEDFRAHERGEGFVAAVQAQGARATVLRAAMGDAFDAGRAVLPKILAAKGPRVTAVAFATDHLACGALMQASREGIAIPGQLALLGFGDFPIGRQLEPPLSTVRPPTADIGRVAAKAILQSLADGPEPSSSKLPYQLIERESTTSA; translated from the coding sequence ATGAATACGGACCCGATCAAGCGCCAGCGGCGCGGCCATGGACGCCCCACGCTGCACGATGTGGCCGATGCGGCAGGCGTGACCCGCATCACCGTCTCGCGTTTCATCCGCCAGCCCGGCCTGGTAGCCGAAGCCACCGCCGTGCGCATCCGCGAGGCCATAGACCAGACCGGCTACGTGCCCAACCAGCAGGCGGGGCAACTGGCCAGTGGCGCATCGCGCCTGGTGGCGGCGCTGATCCCCAACGTAGGCCATTCCATCTTTGCCGAAACCATCCAGGGCCTGACCGAGGGCCTGCGCGAGAGCGCCTACGAGCTGCTGCTGCTGTCCACCGGCTATTCCCAGGAGCGGGAAGAAGAGCAGCTGCGGGTGCTTACCGGCTGGGCCCCGGCGGCCATCGTGGTCACGGGCCGCCACCACACGCCCGGGGCGCTGCGTTTGCTGCGCGATGCCCAGACCAGCGGTATCCCGGTGGTGGAAATCTGGGACCACCCCACCACGCGGGCCGATTCAGAAGGCTTTGCGCAAATTGGTTTTGACCACTTCGCCGTGGGCCAGGCCATGGCCCGGCATCTGCTGGACCTGGGCCATACCTCGCTGGCCTATGTGGACAGCGGTGTGGCCGAAGACTTTCGCGCCCACGAGCGCGGCGAAGGCTTTGTGGCCGCGGTGCAGGCCCAGGGTGCGCGTGCCACGGTGCTGCGCGCCGCCATGGGCGATGCGTTTGACGCGGGCCGGGCGGTGCTGCCCAAGATACTGGCGGCCAAGGGCCCGCGGGTGACGGCGGTGGCCTTTGCCACCGACCACCTTGCCTGCGGTGCCTTGATGCAGGCCAGCCGCGAGGGCATCGCCATTCCAGGGCAACTGGCACTGCTGGGGTTTGGCGACTTCCCCATTGGGCGGCAGCTGGAGCCGCCCCTGTCCACGGTGCGCCCGCCTACGGCCGATATAGGCCGGGTGGCGGCCAAGGCGATTCTGCAATCTCTGGCCGATGGCCCCGAGCCCAGCAGCAGCAAGCTGCCCTACCAACTCATCGAGCGGGAGAGTACGACTTCGGCCTGA
- a CDS encoding putative ABC transporter-binding protein — MHTRNTFLGLLGSALLVSGLATGSALADTKIRAFAGGSGQRPDLMRKLFDQYQAKNPGVTIEMETGGATSELQRQYLGTVLNAKDPSIDVFMIDIVNPAQYAGAGWIEPLNSYMGDTATAMKPFLPAYASANVIDGKIVAMPAFADAMFMYYRRDLLEKHKIAEPKTWDELAAAATKIQKAEGDANLQGLSIQGAPIEGAVCTFLLPYWSQGHEFNDAAGKLTLDKAAAAKGLNQWLAMVDQGVVKKNVAEVKTPDTVNEFKAGQVVFAVNWGFAWDRFKDDADSKVVGKVGVMPLPAVAGGKSATCIGGWQWALSAFSKSKPEAAKLIKFLSSPEASKFLAVQGSLLPTSLGVYQDADVVKAVPWFKDAAPVVAAGRSRPQSKDYGQVSDIIRTTTSAVLARTKKPDEGVAEIDSRLRRVMR; from the coding sequence ATGCACACACGCAACACCTTTCTCGGACTGCTGGGCTCGGCCCTGCTGGTCAGCGGCCTGGCCACGGGCAGCGCCCTGGCTGATACCAAAATCCGCGCCTTCGCGGGCGGCTCCGGGCAGCGCCCCGACCTCATGCGCAAGCTGTTCGACCAGTACCAGGCCAAGAACCCCGGTGTCACCATCGAAATGGAAACCGGCGGTGCCACATCCGAGCTGCAACGCCAGTACCTGGGCACGGTGCTTAACGCCAAGGACCCGTCCATCGACGTGTTCATGATCGACATCGTCAATCCCGCGCAGTACGCCGGTGCGGGCTGGATCGAGCCGCTGAACAGCTACATGGGCGACACCGCCACGGCGATGAAACCCTTTCTGCCCGCCTACGCATCGGCGAATGTGATCGACGGCAAGATCGTGGCCATGCCTGCGTTTGCCGATGCGATGTTCATGTACTACCGGCGCGACCTGCTCGAAAAGCACAAAATCGCCGAACCCAAGACCTGGGACGAACTGGCTGCTGCGGCTACCAAGATTCAGAAGGCCGAGGGCGATGCCAACCTGCAAGGCCTGTCGATCCAGGGCGCTCCCATCGAAGGCGCGGTCTGTACCTTCCTGCTGCCCTACTGGAGCCAGGGCCACGAGTTCAACGATGCCGCGGGCAAGCTCACGCTGGACAAAGCCGCCGCCGCCAAGGGCCTGAACCAGTGGCTGGCCATGGTGGACCAGGGTGTCGTCAAGAAGAACGTAGCCGAAGTCAAAACCCCCGACACGGTGAACGAGTTCAAGGCTGGGCAGGTGGTGTTTGCCGTCAACTGGGGCTTTGCCTGGGACCGCTTCAAAGACGATGCCGACAGCAAGGTCGTGGGCAAGGTCGGTGTGATGCCGCTACCCGCAGTGGCAGGCGGCAAGAGCGCCACCTGCATTGGCGGCTGGCAGTGGGCGCTGAGCGCGTTCAGCAAGAGCAAGCCCGAGGCGGCCAAACTGATCAAGTTCCTGTCCAGCCCCGAGGCCAGCAAGTTCCTGGCGGTGCAGGGCTCACTCCTGCCGACCTCGCTGGGCGTGTACCAGGATGCCGACGTGGTGAAAGCCGTGCCCTGGTTCAAGGATGCCGCCCCCGTGGTGGCCGCAGGCCGCAGCCGCCCGCAGTCGAAAGACTATGGGCAGGTCAGCGACATCATCCGCACCACCACCAGCGCCGTGCTGGCACGCACCAAGAAGCCCGACGAAGGTGTGGCCGAGATCGACTCGCGCCTGCGCCGGGTGATGCGTTGA
- the ugpC_3 gene encoding sn-glycerol-3-phosphate import ATP-binding protein UgpC, whose amino-acid sequence MAAVELRRVVKTYDGKHTIIHGLDLDIREGEFCVFVGPSGCGKSTLLRMIAGLETITSGEVRIGGEVVNDKPPRARDIAMVFQDYALYPHKTLYDNMAFGLRLRKTPEDEIKRRVMDAAKLLRIDHMLDRRPAALSGGQRQRVAIGRAIVRKPAVFLFDEPLSNLDAQLRQEMRTEIKRLHQRLGATMIYVTHDQVEAMTLADRIAVLSAGHKMQYDTPDAIYNRPAALFVAGFTGAPPMNLVDATLAHGVADMGNSVQITLPPRLSAHGGACKLGVRPENLRLAPQAGDIVLPASVSLLEPLGSETLVSFKVGSSELIARVSASFREAPGTQLAVHIHPDHLHLFNPQNGAALN is encoded by the coding sequence ATGGCTGCTGTAGAACTACGCCGCGTCGTCAAAACATACGACGGCAAACACACCATCATCCATGGCCTGGACCTGGATATCCGCGAGGGCGAATTCTGCGTCTTCGTGGGCCCGTCCGGCTGCGGCAAAAGTACCTTGCTACGCATGATTGCCGGGCTGGAAACCATCACCAGCGGCGAGGTGCGCATCGGTGGCGAGGTGGTCAACGACAAGCCCCCGCGTGCCCGCGACATCGCCATGGTGTTCCAGGACTACGCGCTGTACCCGCACAAGACGCTGTACGACAACATGGCCTTTGGCCTGCGGCTGCGCAAAACGCCCGAGGACGAAATCAAGCGCCGGGTGATGGATGCCGCCAAGCTGCTGCGCATCGACCACATGCTGGACCGCCGCCCCGCCGCCTTGTCGGGCGGCCAGCGCCAGCGCGTCGCCATCGGCCGGGCCATCGTGCGCAAGCCCGCGGTGTTCCTGTTCGACGAACCCTTGTCCAACCTGGACGCGCAGTTGCGCCAGGAGATGCGCACCGAGATCAAGCGCCTGCACCAGCGCCTGGGTGCCACCATGATCTACGTGACCCACGACCAGGTGGAGGCCATGACCCTGGCCGACCGCATTGCCGTGCTCAGCGCCGGGCACAAGATGCAGTACGACACGCCCGATGCCATCTACAACCGGCCCGCGGCGCTGTTTGTGGCGGGCTTCACCGGTGCACCGCCGATGAACCTGGTCGATGCCACCCTGGCCCACGGTGTGGCCGACATGGGTAACAGCGTGCAGATCACCCTGCCGCCCCGCCTGTCGGCGCATGGCGGTGCCTGCAAGCTGGGCGTGCGCCCGGAAAACCTGCGCCTGGCCCCCCAGGCGGGCGACATCGTGCTGCCCGCCAGCGTGTCCCTGCTGGAGCCATTGGGCTCGGAAACGCTGGTGTCGTTCAAGGTGGGCAGCTCGGAGCTGATTGCCCGCGTGTCGGCCTCGTTTCGCGAGGCACCGGGCACCCAGCTGGCCGTGCACATCCACCCCGACCACCTGCACCTGTTCAACCCGCAAAACGGCGCAGCACTGAACTGA
- the sugB_1 gene encoding trehalose transport system permease protein SugB, translated as MNKLFEGRSLRFIAATMVVLNGFFPAVWILLTSLKTEGELVHKPITYLPHELVLSNYVQAFADQPLLKYLGNSLAVAGMSTLVSLVVAAFAAYAIARLNMKYRQLVLTCIVASSMFPLVTLLVPIFETMRNLNLLNTYTALVLPYTVLSLPVCTLVLVSFFQSIPKDLENAAMIDGCTRMGALWRVVVPLAAPGVFTAGILAFVNAWDEFLLALSLNASASMRTLPVGISLYQGEFTFPWPVISAALVVAIVPIAVLIAAFQERVVGGLTQGGLKG; from the coding sequence ATGAACAAGCTCTTTGAAGGGCGCTCGCTGCGCTTCATCGCCGCCACCATGGTGGTGCTCAACGGCTTCTTCCCGGCCGTGTGGATTCTGCTGACCTCGCTCAAGACCGAAGGCGAGCTGGTGCACAAGCCCATCACCTACCTGCCGCACGAACTGGTGCTGAGCAACTACGTGCAGGCCTTTGCCGACCAGCCGTTGCTGAAGTACCTGGGCAACAGCCTGGCCGTGGCCGGTATGTCCACGCTCGTGTCGCTGGTGGTGGCGGCGTTTGCGGCCTACGCCATCGCCCGGCTGAACATGAAGTACCGGCAACTGGTGCTGACCTGCATCGTCGCTTCCAGCATGTTCCCGCTGGTGACGCTCTTGGTGCCGATCTTCGAGACCATGCGCAACCTGAACCTGCTCAACACCTACACCGCCCTGGTACTGCCCTACACGGTGCTGAGCCTGCCGGTGTGCACCCTGGTGCTGGTGAGCTTTTTCCAGAGCATCCCCAAGGACCTGGAGAACGCCGCCATGATTGACGGCTGCACCCGCATGGGCGCGCTGTGGCGGGTGGTGGTGCCCCTGGCCGCGCCAGGTGTGTTCACGGCGGGCATTCTGGCCTTCGTGAACGCCTGGGACGAGTTCCTGCTGGCCCTGTCGCTGAACGCCAGCGCCTCCATGCGCACCCTGCCGGTCGGTATTTCGCTGTACCAGGGCGAGTTCACATTTCCCTGGCCCGTCATTTCCGCCGCCCTGGTGGTCGCCATCGTGCCCATCGCGGTGCTGATTGCCGCCTTCCAGGAACGCGTGGTCGGCGGCCTGACCCAGGGCGGCCTCAAAGGCTAA
- the lacF_3 gene encoding lactose transport system permease protein LacF — MALINRLRDPSDKTLAVMMLAPAFLLLALIVVYPIGRLIWNSFFDLRLSGGGEAKFVGLDNYALVLQDPDFWNATKNTVLITLITVPGALVVGLGLAMLANLPFKRQWPVRLALLLPWALPLAFCGLIFAWFFHSEYGVVNDVMRRAGQTEPRMWLLEPTWAFAAICITIVWKTSSFMALILLAGLQMIPKSLYEAAEVDGASKLQQFWQITIPMLMPSIIVALIFRTITALQTFDIPYTMTKGGPGNSTETLAMLIHKTTIDYLDVGYGSTLAVFMFVLSLCVTGVYLKRIGNNA, encoded by the coding sequence GTGGCACTGATCAACCGTCTGCGCGACCCCAGCGACAAGACGCTGGCCGTCATGATGCTGGCTCCGGCCTTCCTGCTACTCGCACTGATCGTGGTCTACCCGATTGGCAGGCTGATCTGGAACAGCTTCTTTGACCTGCGACTCTCCGGCGGCGGCGAAGCCAAATTCGTCGGGCTGGACAACTACGCCCTGGTCCTGCAAGACCCGGACTTCTGGAACGCCACCAAAAACACCGTGCTGATCACCCTGATCACCGTGCCCGGTGCGCTGGTGGTGGGCTTGGGCCTGGCGATGCTGGCCAACCTGCCGTTCAAGCGGCAGTGGCCGGTGCGCCTGGCGCTGCTGCTGCCCTGGGCCCTGCCCCTGGCTTTTTGCGGCCTGATCTTCGCGTGGTTTTTCCATTCGGAGTACGGCGTGGTCAACGACGTGATGCGCCGTGCAGGCCAGACCGAGCCACGCATGTGGCTGCTGGAGCCGACCTGGGCCTTTGCAGCCATCTGCATCACCATTGTCTGGAAGACCAGCTCCTTCATGGCGCTGATCCTGCTGGCGGGTTTGCAGATGATCCCCAAGTCGCTGTACGAAGCGGCCGAGGTGGATGGCGCGTCCAAGCTGCAGCAGTTCTGGCAGATCACCATCCCGATGCTGATGCCGTCCATCATCGTGGCGTTGATTTTTCGCACCATCACCGCGCTGCAGACCTTCGACATCCCCTACACCATGACCAAGGGCGGGCCGGGCAATTCCACCGAAACCCTGGCCATGCTGATCCACAAGACCACCATCGACTACCTGGACGTGGGCTACGGCTCCACCCTGGCGGTGTTCATGTTTGTGCTGTCCCTGTGCGTCACCGGTGTCTACCTCAAACGGATTGGAAACAACGCATGA
- a CDS encoding 6-deoxy-6-sulfo-D-gluconate dehydratase, with translation MTQSLADLRSRRWFAAGDMRGFAHRQRIQQMGLRREDVLERPIIGIINTWSDLSPCHAHLRERAESVKRGVLMAGGMPFELPAMSLGEVMVKPTTMLYRNFLAMEVEELLRSLPLDGVVLLAGCDKTTPGTVMGAISAGLPMLFCSAGPMISDRYLKRGEPTRAVGAGTHTRMFWDEYQAGHISEEEWIGLEAKMTRAPGTCNTMGTASTMTSIIEALGLALPGSTSIPAMDAGHSRMAADCGTRIVQMVWDDLTPAKILTEGSFRNATVAQMALGGSTNAAVHLIALARRAGVNLQLEDLDAIGHQVPVLANLYPSGDKLMEDFHYAGGMPALLNRVRAHLSLNEMTATGHTLAENIAGRESLDDAVIRPLDQPVSPSGALAVLRGNLAPDGAVMKPSAASPKFFHHRGRALVFDSPAEMNRRCADPELDCDENTVLVLRNAGPVGAPGMPEWGGLPIPKKLLDQGVRDMVRISDARMSGTHYGSCILHVSPEAAVGGLLSLVRDGDEILVDLTTRKLELLVDEAELTTRHAAWVPPPRTYPRGYIRLYQEHVTQAHEGCDFDFLQGTAPTPQPPIY, from the coding sequence ATGACCCAATCCCTCGCAGATTTACGCAGCCGCCGGTGGTTCGCCGCTGGCGACATGCGTGGCTTTGCGCACCGCCAGCGCATCCAGCAAATGGGCCTGCGCCGCGAAGATGTGCTAGAGCGCCCCATCATTGGCATCATCAATACCTGGAGCGACCTGTCGCCCTGCCACGCGCATTTGCGCGAGCGCGCCGAGAGCGTCAAGCGCGGCGTGCTGATGGCCGGTGGCATGCCGTTCGAGCTGCCTGCCATGAGCCTGGGCGAGGTGATGGTCAAGCCCACCACCATGCTGTACCGCAACTTCCTGGCCATGGAGGTGGAGGAATTGCTGCGCTCGCTGCCGCTGGACGGTGTGGTGCTGCTGGCGGGCTGCGACAAAACCACCCCCGGCACGGTGATGGGGGCCATCAGCGCGGGCCTGCCTATGCTGTTCTGCTCCGCCGGGCCGATGATCAGCGACCGCTACCTCAAGCGCGGCGAACCCACCCGTGCCGTGGGTGCAGGCACCCACACCCGCATGTTCTGGGACGAATACCAGGCAGGCCACATCAGCGAGGAAGAATGGATAGGCCTGGAGGCCAAGATGACCCGCGCGCCCGGCACCTGCAACACCATGGGCACGGCCAGCACCATGACCTCCATCATCGAAGCGCTGGGACTGGCCCTGCCGGGCTCCACCTCCATTCCGGCCATGGACGCAGGCCACAGCCGCATGGCGGCCGACTGCGGCACCCGCATCGTGCAAATGGTGTGGGACGACCTGACCCCGGCCAAGATCTTGACCGAGGGCTCGTTTCGCAACGCCACTGTGGCGCAAATGGCGCTGGGCGGCTCCACCAACGCCGCCGTGCACCTGATTGCCCTGGCCCGCCGCGCCGGGGTGAACCTGCAGCTGGAAGACCTGGATGCCATCGGCCACCAGGTGCCGGTGCTGGCCAACCTGTACCCCAGCGGCGACAAGCTGATGGAAGACTTCCACTACGCCGGTGGCATGCCAGCCCTGTTGAACCGCGTGCGCGCCCATTTGTCGCTGAATGAGATGACCGCCACCGGCCACACCCTGGCCGAGAACATCGCGGGCCGCGAAAGCCTGGACGATGCCGTTATCCGCCCGTTGGACCAGCCGGTCAGCCCGTCTGGCGCGCTGGCGGTGCTGCGCGGCAATCTGGCCCCCGATGGCGCGGTGATGAAGCCCAGCGCCGCCAGCCCGAAATTCTTCCACCACCGGGGCCGCGCCCTGGTGTTTGACTCGCCCGCCGAGATGAACCGGCGCTGTGCCGACCCCGAGCTCGACTGCGACGAGAACACCGTGCTGGTGCTGCGCAATGCCGGTCCGGTGGGTGCACCCGGCATGCCCGAATGGGGTGGCCTGCCCATCCCCAAGAAGCTGCTGGACCAGGGCGTGCGCGACATGGTGCGTATTTCCGACGCGCGCATGAGCGGCACCCACTACGGCAGTTGCATCCTGCATGTCAGCCCCGAGGCGGCGGTGGGCGGCCTGCTGTCGCTGGTGCGCGACGGCGACGAAATCCTGGTCGATCTGACCACCCGCAAGCTCGAACTGCTGGTGGACGAGGCCGAGCTGACCACCCGCCATGCCGCCTGGGTGCCCCCTCCGCGCACCTACCCGCGCGGCTATATCCGGCTCTACCAGGAGCATGTGACCCAGGCCCACGAGGGCTGTGACTTTGACTTCCTCCAGGGCACGGCCCCCACGCCGCAACCTCCTATTTACTAA
- a CDS encoding outer membrane porin protein 32, which produces MHSTQKLSLLAAGVLAFGSSAMAQSVTLYGRVDVGLQSINNGTTRTGVDSGTYTASRLGVRGTEDLGGGLSALFVMEMGINVDKGEAAGGSRLFNRGSYVGLSSTSAGTVTLGRQYAPIFWPFLFADDAGPLRLHGYSAVQSIQRSNLFKANSSALNTPVANGGLATANSGIYSVGITSGFENNLIVYKTPSMGGLTVSAAYGAPEGYADSAKVIGANAEYRQGDLYLGAGWNRKQGQVTGGTATQKVNESMVGGMYSVTKEFNVWGNVHGWDVDTGAVAGNQFKGHDAMLGVSYKLPTGQLWANYAAKSVNNCTDCGSRGFGVGYHHLLSKRTDVYVSYGRVNNDRNSANSLNSYAPTAAGTAVRGIGAGIAHQF; this is translated from the coding sequence ATGCACTCCACCCAAAAACTAAGCCTGCTGGCCGCTGGCGTACTGGCATTCGGCAGCAGCGCCATGGCGCAAAGCGTCACCCTATACGGCCGCGTCGACGTGGGCCTGCAGAGCATCAATAACGGCACGACGCGCACTGGCGTAGACAGCGGCACCTACACCGCGTCACGTCTGGGCGTTCGCGGAACGGAAGACCTGGGCGGCGGGCTGTCCGCCTTGTTCGTCATGGAAATGGGCATCAACGTCGACAAGGGCGAAGCCGCGGGCGGTTCCCGCCTGTTCAACCGGGGTTCGTATGTGGGGCTGTCCAGCACCAGCGCGGGTACCGTCACACTGGGCCGCCAGTACGCACCGATCTTCTGGCCCTTCCTGTTTGCCGACGACGCGGGGCCGCTGCGGCTGCACGGCTACAGCGCGGTGCAATCCATCCAGCGCAGCAATCTGTTCAAGGCGAACAGCAGCGCGCTGAACACGCCTGTGGCCAATGGCGGCCTGGCAACGGCCAACAGCGGCATCTACAGCGTAGGTATCACGTCCGGGTTTGAAAATAACCTGATCGTCTACAAGACCCCCAGCATGGGCGGGCTCACCGTGAGCGCCGCCTACGGTGCTCCCGAGGGCTATGCCGACAGCGCCAAGGTCATAGGTGCCAATGCCGAGTACCGCCAGGGCGACCTGTACCTGGGCGCGGGCTGGAACCGCAAGCAAGGCCAGGTCACCGGTGGCACAGCCACCCAGAAGGTCAACGAATCCATGGTGGGCGGCATGTACTCCGTCACCAAGGAGTTCAATGTATGGGGCAATGTGCACGGCTGGGACGTGGACACCGGTGCTGTCGCAGGCAACCAATTCAAGGGCCATGATGCGATGCTGGGCGTATCCTACAAACTGCCCACCGGCCAGCTGTGGGCCAACTACGCGGCCAAGTCGGTCAACAACTGCACCGACTGCGGCTCGCGCGGCTTCGGGGTGGGCTACCACCACCTGCTGTCCAAACGCACCGATGTCTACGTGTCTTATGGCCGGGTCAACAACGACCGCAATTCCGCCAACAGCCTGAACAGCTATGCCCCCACTGCGGCAGGCACTGCGGTACGTGGCATCGGCGCAGGCATAGCGCACCAGTTTTAA